acttaataattcaaaatataagaGTAGGACCTGGTTTTGTAGATGGTTCAGATTAAGCCAGGAGAGAATTAGGACAATTAAATAGCTTTCATAAATTTACCATACACAAACCTATACTCAGTGTTGATTGCAGGGCTAAAAATTATTTCTGGTGTGCATCCTGAGATAAAACAATGTCACTgacctattttaatatatgtcaATGCAAATTGCTTTTAGTTAGGACTGCTCAAACATGCATTGCAGtctaaataatacagttttatcTGAATAAGACGGGACTGTGATTTATGAATACTTTAGACAGAATTCTGCAaagaaaatgttacttttttatattaatagttaatagtaaAAACATGCATTATACTTAGTTATGTAAACCCAACATTAAGCATTAAACAACTTTATtgataattattacaaaaaacaataatGACCTATATGAAATCAAAGCTAAAATAACTTCTGCGTTTGACATAAACACCAGTATTTGCagtaaaaagcattttattttttacaactaaatataattattttagttttgtcaaTATTTCAGTAATCCAGATAGTTAATGTGTTTGTGGAGACCTTTAGAGGAAATGCATGTCAGGCCAGATTCTTACAATAGCATTAACATGcttatttttaatgaacaaattTAAATTGATTCAAGTATCAAAGGTGCTCGAGTCATTGCAGGCACAGATATAAGTGGATATGAGAATTTTAAAAGCTTTCTGAAAGCGAGGATAGAAGAAACCATATATCAGTGGGTTACAAGTGGAATTAAAGTATCCAAACCAAACCAAAGCATCAAAAACATCACCAGGAGTCACAAAATTGAGGAAAGGATCTACAGCAGTGGCGGTAAAAAAAGGCAACCAGCAGAGATAAAAAACACCCATGACAATGGCCAGAGTTTTAGCTGCCTTTCCATCTCTTTCAGCAGAGCTTTGGCTCTTCAACCCCCTTGTTGCCAACACAGTCACTCTTTCTGACATATGCTTTGCGTGTTTTCGTGCAACATGGAAGATTTTCATATACAGAGTGCTCATGATCGTCCCGggaagaaagaatgtgagaaggGAACATATAAGACCCCActgtttgttaaaaaacaaaacacaacttcCCACACAGTAAACCTGCATGATGAATGACTCCAAGCCAATTTTGTTTACCCCTGAAAACACAATAGAAAAGCTGTAGAGAAATGAAAAAAGCCATGTGAAGGTAGTCAGTACAGACACAATGTTGTTTGTGACCCTCATTCTGTACCTCAGAGGGTCACAAATGGCCATGTACCTGTCGACAGATATTAAACTGAGATGTATTAAAGAAGAGATGCTGAAAGTCATGTCCAAACTAGAATGCACTTTACACACAAAATCTCCCAAATACCAGCAGCCTTCAACAGATCGCACCATGCTGTACGGCATGACCAAAGAACCCAGGAGACAGTCGCTGGCAGCCAGAGAGCGAACGATCAGATGAGTTGGAGACTGAAGCTGTTtgaagtgagagatggagatgatTACCAGCAGGTTCCCAAAAACTGTTGTGAGGATCATCAGCACCATGAAAACATACATCGCCACTTTAACTACAGTAAGACGATGCAGTTTCATACAGGAGTCCGGCCGGAGTGGATAGCAGAGAAACATATTCTCAGGGTGAATGTCAGTTTCATTTGAAGTCATTACTAATATTATGGTATGCAAGatcaaaacaatatttacttGGTAAATGTAAAAGCACAGATAATCAACCACAGTCAGAGAGACCAAAATATGAAGAAAacgatcatatatatatatatatatag
Above is a window of Carassius auratus strain Wakin unplaced genomic scaffold, ASM336829v1 scaf_tig00214657, whole genome shotgun sequence DNA encoding:
- the LOC113092577 gene encoding trace amine-associated receptor 4-like, whose protein sequence is MTSNETDIHPENMFLCYPLRPDSCMKLHRLTVVKVAMYVFMVLMILTTVFGNLLVIISISHFKQLQSPTHLIVRSLAASDCLLGSLVMPYSMVRSVEGCWYLGDFVCKVHSSLDMTFSISSLIHLSLISVDRYMAICDPLRYRMRVTNNIVSVLTTFTWLFSFLYSFSIVFSGVNKIGLESFIMQVYCVGSCVLFFNKQWGLICSLLTFFLPGTIMSTLYMKIFHVARKHAKHMSERVTVLATRGLKSQSSAERDGKAAKTLAIVMGVFYLCWLPFFTATAVDPFLNFVTPGDVFDALVWFGYFNSTCNPLIYGFFYPRFQKAFKILISTYICACNDSSTFDT